The Desulfatirhabdium butyrativorans DSM 18734 DNA segment CACATTTATTCCCATCCCGGGGTTCCAGAACTGGTCAACCTTCAGGATTTCAAAGGGAAGGCAAAGGATTACCAGATAAGACAGTTACTCGAACTGATTGAGATATACAACCTCAACGCCGGGGATTGAAATGAAAGATTATCACATCAATATATTCTACAGCAGAAGTGACGGGGGATATATCGCAGACATACCCGATTTGAGATTCTGTTCAGCCTTTGGAAAAACGCCGCAGGAGGCATTGGAAGAAGTTCTGAAGGCAAAAGAGGCCTGGCTTGAGGTATGCCGTAAAAATGGGAAGACGATACCTGAAGCGAAATATTGTCCAGTGATTTACAAAGCTGCTTAATTTGTGCCTGAACGGCAATCGTCCCCTATTCGGAGCACCACGCCGCCTGCCCTCCGGCTCAGGTTGTACCTAAAACGGGTTTTCCGTTCAGGCACTATTTCAATGACATTGATACCAATGCCCCAAGCAGGCAGGAAATCTGGATCATGAGCAAATACGGTTTTTTGATCGTCCTTGGTTTGATCGGAATTTTGGCGCCTCCCTTCATACATGCCGATACGCTCCTCTATGATGATTTCAGCGGGAACAGGGTAAGTTCGGATAAATGGCATATTCCCACGTGGGTGTCGCCGGCGGATGGAACCGTCGTTGGCCTCACTCAGTTCCGGTTCACGCAAAATTCTTCGCTTCCGGCCGCCAATAACGGCTGTGCCATCATTGCGCTTGAATCCTATAATCCAACGGCGATTTCCTTTTATGGCACGGATTTAAGAAGCA contains these protein-coding regions:
- a CDS encoding type II toxin-antitoxin system HicA family toxin, giving the protein MNKRNLLEKLLSGSRNIRFSEAVACAESFGFRLERIHGSHHIYSHPGVPELVNLQDFKGKAKDYQIRQLLELIEIYNLNAGD
- a CDS encoding type II toxin-antitoxin system HicB family antitoxin; protein product: MKDYHINIFYSRSDGGYIADIPDLRFCSAFGKTPQEALEEVLKAKEAWLEVCRKNGKTIPEAKYCPVIYKAA